A stretch of Pseudomonas sp. CCC3.1 DNA encodes these proteins:
- a CDS encoding LysR family transcriptional regulator, which produces MLNRMEMVRIFCTAAEAGSFREAATRLGISPQGVTRAIQALETELGESLFHRNTRQVSITAFGQDYAKDARSALDHFDTLFRSHRTEPELSGRVGITAPHAIGRRFLIPFLQPLAAAHPDLQFDLRLEDQMTDAVEAHIDIGIRVGVIRDRRYVARALAPVPFYVVACPSLIGQKTPPKSLDALAKLPLSVLIDRKNGRPWPWLFADGQTFAPRQPALICDDPDTELEATLAGMCFGQIPAYLAEPHLRSGKLVAVLADHAPAPWDLFIYRPQQGPVSKRVRLVYDHLKQAFSNPKLFPQGLGT; this is translated from the coding sequence ATGCTTAACCGCATGGAGATGGTTAGGATTTTTTGCACAGCAGCAGAGGCAGGTAGCTTCCGCGAAGCGGCAACTCGATTAGGCATCTCCCCACAAGGGGTGACTCGAGCCATTCAAGCCCTGGAAACTGAGCTTGGCGAATCACTGTTCCACCGCAATACCCGCCAGGTGAGCATCACTGCTTTCGGTCAGGATTACGCCAAAGATGCCAGGTCAGCTCTGGATCATTTCGATACGCTATTCCGGTCGCACAGGACGGAGCCTGAGCTGTCAGGTAGGGTGGGGATTACGGCTCCACATGCTATTGGCAGGCGCTTCCTAATACCGTTTCTTCAGCCCCTGGCCGCTGCACATCCTGACCTGCAATTCGATCTCCGCTTGGAAGATCAGATGACTGATGCCGTTGAAGCGCATATCGATATTGGTATCCGGGTGGGGGTTATTCGCGACCGGCGCTACGTTGCACGTGCCTTAGCTCCCGTGCCGTTTTACGTTGTCGCGTGCCCGTCTCTCATAGGCCAAAAGACACCACCTAAATCTTTGGATGCCTTAGCTAAGCTGCCACTTTCAGTCCTGATCGACCGGAAAAATGGCCGCCCTTGGCCTTGGCTATTTGCCGACGGGCAAACGTTCGCGCCCAGGCAGCCAGCGCTTATCTGTGATGATCCAGATACGGAATTGGAAGCCACCCTGGCAGGCATGTGTTTTGGCCAAATTCCTGCCTATCTGGCTGAGCCTCATCTGCGGTCAGGAAAGCTGGTTGCCGTTTTGGCTGATCACGCTCCAGCACCATGGGATCTGTTCATATACCGCCCGCAGCAGGGTCCTGTATCGAAGCGGGTGCGATTGGTGTACGACCACCTTAAGCAGGCTTTCTCAAACCCCAAGCTATTTCCCCAGGGCCTGGGGACATAG
- the avs1c gene encoding AVAST type 1 anti-phage system protein Avs1c: protein MTRPETRVEFEERMHLYQEQMRLGLMHFAEGLDAEEDVLAVRTLPNGRVDLLSIDESVRVQINTAYQMLNKDFLAMVKFPDERLSEDD from the coding sequence ATGACCCGACCCGAAACCCGGGTGGAATTTGAAGAGCGCATGCATCTCTATCAGGAGCAAATGCGTTTGGGATTGATGCATTTCGCAGAAGGGCTAGATGCCGAGGAAGACGTGCTAGCCGTACGCACGCTGCCTAATGGTCGCGTCGACTTGCTGAGTATCGATGAATCCGTTCGGGTACAGATCAATACGGCCTATCAGATGCTGAATAAAGACTTCCTAGCGATGGTCAAATTCCCTGACGAAAGGCTAAGTGAGGATGACTGA
- the avs1b gene encoding AVAST type 1 anti-phage system protease Avs1b, translated as MTEEEVKLATCQILATGESGTGWLVSPEHILTAYHCVDFCEEPVVGDMVRVRFGAGASAFDHEAIISALDPDLDICLLKLSVAALCRPIPIELHRPQPGARCYAFGYPGVKLELGHILHGILQQVFSERVLGIDLDVSVQTGSELSDYSGMSGAALMVGSRCCGLLRVSVDRSLGAVSFVNLAEFLRSHGVITEPASDSVDDVHAAQRPDFDELLESRVLAMGTGYLLLDGAHGIGKSTYCRNFTPRNATVDVIGVYALSDRSRGWTPALQSQPEIFVGWLESLWSSRVTGRPARLAERPYSQLIQSTASILQAFADRSAESGNVSVLFIDGINEATGVSGDALRRFVDLLPPVLPTGIVIIITGVGLEALTSDLGALAKGAQRLTLPILDLDEQQALCASLLRQDHNTGQMIAFICGRAQGHPLYLHYLIDIVNQGIPDDDLHAIPPFTGAIQDYYETIWSQLLNDQEAVNLLGIIARLRWGIATSAITSMLTAAESTAFVPTMARIRHLLRDPDKTEIYHSSFSEFIAQKTLALDEWIQGRLMEFCVLTASAEYGPLNRIYHGLLADAERQATALRECKQEWVDRSVLLGAEPDRLLGDIDDALAAAARLGTAAELIRLLLLSQRLTFRYNTLFAQSAALVARALIALGETQQALRHIVRYEHLIVTPDDAFAVVVMLIQTQRLDEARALIQKIQTALAALADREQSQEEFLDVTCLQLHLMALVKLAGGEAYFKPFLLNIGHILRHARNGFSESAREGITLSLVGDMLGAALCFEGKYTPLAAVPLPPDADRRQRVVMLRNLLSHAHTYACDYGMTLLSDRLQLVLSDIEEQIDAPLAPTDTSLATVDVLISVGASPALVTQFVNGVALDPQALPLFTKNRAMPDETAFDEAYVRLRAGSFLSVWSIPPTLLDHGVSGWESALQSLGQAIAWCDGTARRAKVTSDLGALDEVRSFLNQKIFPELAFSLSVRITWENSYFIPEHIVPLLYDHLTRLYVDCLPSDAKRMLDHMDQAFSTQLGLYQEGFREILRSFTAQFAKANLGEELNEQLLDLMFRWKDYIQSNVQNRYELIPEMLQMIPLFTQLGASEEALRVYREVLAVSMGPSWYKEDQLSLMSGTLKAFPQYTDVSDTAYQQIAANLERASGEMTFQRYVRAEKGNFIGELCRRKRYTDAISYFKHQSCGSVEQLLEQARTGDLDRVSDLVGMRYPGGSLEEQASLLEILKNIQGHADWRLCWALLEIYQNGDKRHLGEWGEAYARIVLSINQQPTDIAWVTSRVQIICNSMNAQNAWFMLRGMVHILPDSCAAPFKAILEKVQGNLSRQQLDRLVSGYAGRYGPLETKKQKTAPDTDESSQDPNLDALYLPGTFGKQSAITESRRALDEAKKQFKRKNEAVGISACLESIKVLQSGGWSVWDADASTREAVALIESHTKTAEDLTQLYGPLALQERYSERWRIASRLTELFASKLNAVQHASVTSAAIDHISQIIGEASVAPFTYMGANDQGDPSSAAFDLILWSLDHPKWERRDSAAAMLLWLLRFDDTYLKEVATLACSMTAQNRADIASAVLDKLSIEKPVVLWQRVSRFLDTDRIINECQHAGRYATLIRIAERAASHEELSAAAFAGSLRETLVSTSSVVRGAAPEIPAYWPSTLDAVWQTLIETGALDHATIRRFESTLATVCAPLEVSVAHELEGLIAKGSRESATFPVGRWTGKLRYAMNVALFPYAGVECIFQVEAALRSYNPASLTEPTNGRQLIENLTQAVFSANPQTYRPSDKDWVYLDFKFVTEFKHHSIQVELVSRLIPSMPQAMRPPFDRSFTSVEMPHAGHDARLAVCGRVHPVMTHFGTLTPAVPTPQFLQLLGVGSSATVRYHWRDGIVSGSTSGGRQHEASLLAVRRGAFALPPGWRIGWALRVNNDIVATLDRY; from the coding sequence ATGACAGAAGAAGAAGTGAAGCTTGCCACCTGCCAAATATTGGCTACGGGTGAGTCCGGGACAGGATGGCTCGTCTCACCCGAGCACATCCTGACCGCCTATCACTGCGTTGATTTTTGCGAGGAGCCGGTGGTGGGCGACATGGTGCGCGTTCGCTTCGGTGCGGGTGCTTCTGCCTTTGACCATGAGGCAATAATCTCTGCACTTGATCCCGACCTGGACATCTGTCTTCTTAAACTATCGGTCGCGGCGCTTTGTCGTCCTATCCCGATAGAACTCCATCGTCCGCAGCCAGGCGCTCGATGCTATGCCTTCGGTTACCCAGGGGTGAAGCTGGAACTTGGGCATATTTTGCATGGCATTTTGCAGCAGGTGTTTAGTGAACGGGTGCTCGGGATCGATCTTGACGTATCGGTTCAGACGGGCAGCGAGTTGTCTGACTATTCAGGAATGTCTGGCGCCGCCTTGATGGTAGGTTCTCGTTGCTGCGGATTGCTTCGCGTCAGTGTGGACAGGTCTCTAGGGGCAGTTAGTTTTGTGAATCTGGCAGAGTTCCTAAGGTCCCACGGCGTGATTACAGAACCTGCATCTGACTCCGTTGATGACGTCCACGCCGCTCAAAGGCCAGATTTTGACGAGTTATTGGAATCACGTGTGCTAGCGATGGGTACAGGCTATCTGCTGTTGGACGGCGCCCATGGCATTGGCAAGTCGACCTACTGCCGCAACTTCACTCCGCGGAACGCAACGGTTGACGTTATCGGCGTTTATGCACTTTCGGACAGAAGTCGCGGCTGGACGCCTGCGCTCCAGTCGCAGCCCGAGATCTTTGTAGGATGGTTGGAGTCGTTGTGGTCGTCCAGGGTGACAGGCAGGCCTGCACGATTGGCCGAGCGTCCCTATTCCCAGCTTATACAGAGTACCGCTTCGATACTTCAGGCATTTGCAGATCGCTCTGCGGAGAGTGGCAATGTAAGTGTACTGTTCATCGATGGCATCAACGAAGCCACTGGAGTAAGTGGCGACGCCTTGCGACGCTTTGTGGATCTATTGCCCCCGGTGCTACCGACAGGGATTGTCATAATCATCACCGGTGTTGGTCTGGAGGCACTTACCAGCGACCTTGGCGCTCTCGCCAAAGGCGCTCAGCGACTGACACTTCCAATCCTGGATCTGGACGAGCAGCAAGCGCTGTGTGCGTCCTTGCTTCGGCAAGATCACAACACTGGGCAAATGATCGCTTTTATCTGCGGCCGAGCGCAGGGCCATCCCCTGTATTTGCACTATCTGATCGATATAGTTAACCAAGGCATCCCCGACGACGACCTGCACGCGATCCCGCCATTCACGGGTGCTATCCAGGACTACTACGAGACCATCTGGTCGCAGCTGTTGAACGACCAAGAAGCGGTGAACCTACTCGGAATCATTGCCAGGCTGCGTTGGGGAATAGCGACGTCTGCAATCACGTCGATGCTCACAGCAGCTGAATCAACGGCGTTTGTCCCCACGATGGCCCGTATTCGTCACCTTCTGCGTGATCCTGATAAAACGGAAATTTATCACTCCTCGTTTTCCGAATTCATCGCGCAAAAGACCCTAGCGCTGGACGAATGGATTCAGGGCAGGCTGATGGAGTTTTGCGTATTAACCGCCAGTGCCGAGTATGGGCCGCTGAACAGGATTTACCATGGGCTGTTGGCTGATGCTGAGAGGCAAGCCACGGCATTGAGGGAATGCAAGCAGGAGTGGGTCGATCGATCAGTACTGTTGGGCGCAGAACCCGATCGACTGTTGGGCGATATTGACGACGCACTCGCCGCAGCAGCGCGTCTAGGTACTGCGGCGGAGTTAATTCGCTTGTTGCTTCTCTCTCAGCGACTGACCTTTCGCTACAACACCCTATTCGCGCAGTCTGCGGCCCTGGTTGCCAGAGCGTTGATTGCTCTTGGAGAGACACAACAGGCGCTCCGCCATATTGTACGATACGAGCACTTGATTGTGACGCCTGACGACGCGTTCGCGGTTGTCGTCATGCTTATCCAAACTCAAAGGCTTGATGAGGCACGGGCGCTCATCCAAAAAATCCAAACGGCATTGGCAGCCCTGGCCGACCGCGAACAGAGCCAGGAGGAGTTTCTTGACGTCACTTGTCTGCAGTTGCACCTTATGGCGCTAGTCAAGTTGGCCGGTGGGGAGGCGTACTTCAAACCTTTCCTCCTCAACATCGGACATATTCTGCGTCACGCTCGGAACGGATTTTCCGAAAGCGCAAGAGAAGGCATTACCTTGAGCCTAGTAGGTGACATGCTGGGCGCAGCGCTCTGTTTCGAAGGAAAATATACGCCACTTGCGGCAGTGCCATTGCCACCCGATGCGGATCGACGTCAACGAGTGGTGATGCTACGAAATCTGTTGTCACACGCTCACACCTACGCGTGTGACTACGGTATGACACTCCTTAGCGATAGGCTTCAGTTGGTGCTATCGGATATCGAGGAGCAGATTGACGCACCATTAGCCCCGACGGACACCAGTCTCGCTACTGTCGACGTATTGATTTCAGTGGGAGCCTCACCCGCCTTAGTGACACAATTTGTTAATGGTGTCGCATTGGACCCGCAAGCCCTGCCCCTTTTCACAAAGAACAGAGCGATGCCCGATGAGACTGCGTTTGATGAGGCGTATGTAAGGCTGCGCGCCGGATCTTTTCTGAGTGTATGGAGCATTCCACCGACTCTTCTGGACCATGGAGTTTCAGGCTGGGAAAGCGCACTTCAGTCCCTTGGACAGGCAATCGCCTGGTGTGACGGCACCGCAAGAAGAGCCAAAGTCACTTCGGATCTGGGCGCCTTGGATGAGGTCCGCAGCTTCCTGAATCAGAAGATTTTCCCTGAACTTGCTTTCTCGTTGTCAGTACGCATCACCTGGGAAAACAGCTACTTCATTCCCGAGCATATTGTACCGTTGCTCTACGATCACCTGACCCGGCTCTATGTGGATTGTCTGCCATCCGACGCCAAACGGATGCTTGACCACATGGATCAGGCGTTCAGCACTCAGCTCGGCCTTTACCAGGAGGGTTTCAGAGAGATCTTGCGTTCCTTCACTGCCCAATTCGCCAAAGCGAACTTGGGCGAGGAATTGAATGAGCAACTGTTGGACCTGATGTTTCGCTGGAAGGATTATATTCAGTCGAATGTTCAGAACCGATACGAATTGATTCCTGAAATGCTCCAGATGATCCCTCTGTTCACCCAGCTGGGAGCATCAGAGGAGGCTTTGAGAGTTTATCGGGAAGTGCTCGCAGTATCGATGGGACCAAGTTGGTACAAGGAGGATCAGCTTTCGTTAATGTCAGGGACCCTGAAGGCGTTTCCCCAGTATACGGACGTGTCCGATACAGCGTATCAACAGATCGCCGCGAACCTTGAACGCGCAAGCGGCGAGATGACCTTCCAGCGCTACGTCCGTGCAGAGAAGGGAAACTTCATTGGCGAGCTGTGTCGCCGTAAGCGCTATACGGACGCCATCAGTTATTTCAAACATCAGTCCTGCGGATCCGTGGAACAATTGCTTGAGCAAGCACGCACAGGAGATCTTGATCGAGTATCCGACCTGGTAGGCATGCGTTATCCAGGAGGATCACTGGAAGAGCAGGCATCGCTGCTGGAAATCCTCAAGAACATCCAGGGACATGCAGACTGGCGACTGTGCTGGGCGCTGCTGGAGATCTACCAAAATGGGGATAAGCGGCATCTAGGGGAGTGGGGCGAGGCATACGCGCGCATTGTTCTCAGTATTAATCAGCAACCAACCGACATTGCGTGGGTGACGTCGCGCGTGCAGATCATATGTAATTCGATGAATGCACAAAATGCCTGGTTCATGCTACGGGGCATGGTTCACATCTTGCCAGACTCGTGTGCAGCTCCGTTTAAAGCGATTCTGGAGAAGGTCCAAGGCAACCTTTCCAGGCAACAGCTTGATCGATTGGTTTCCGGGTACGCTGGACGTTATGGCCCGCTGGAAACCAAGAAGCAGAAAACGGCCCCCGATACCGACGAATCTAGCCAAGACCCAAACCTGGATGCTCTTTACCTTCCGGGGACGTTCGGCAAACAGTCCGCCATCACCGAGTCCCGCCGGGCGCTCGATGAGGCAAAGAAACAGTTTAAACGGAAAAATGAAGCGGTAGGCATCAGTGCCTGTCTTGAATCAATCAAAGTGCTACAGTCTGGAGGGTGGTCTGTATGGGACGCCGACGCTAGCACCCGCGAGGCAGTGGCCTTGATAGAAAGTCATACCAAAACCGCTGAGGATCTGACGCAACTCTACGGCCCCTTAGCATTGCAGGAACGATATTCCGAGCGCTGGCGCATCGCGTCTCGCCTGACAGAACTGTTCGCGAGCAAGCTCAATGCGGTGCAGCACGCCAGCGTGACATCGGCGGCAATTGACCATATCAGCCAAATCATTGGCGAAGCATCTGTCGCGCCGTTCACCTACATGGGCGCCAACGATCAGGGCGACCCATCATCGGCAGCGTTCGATCTGATCCTTTGGAGCTTGGATCACCCGAAATGGGAGCGCCGTGACAGCGCGGCTGCCATGTTGCTCTGGCTGCTTCGCTTCGACGACACCTACCTCAAGGAGGTTGCCACGCTGGCATGCTCGATGACTGCTCAGAATCGGGCAGACATCGCGTCCGCCGTACTCGATAAGCTTTCCATAGAGAAGCCAGTTGTGCTCTGGCAGCGGGTATCTCGTTTTCTGGATACTGACCGAATTATTAATGAATGCCAGCATGCGGGCCGTTATGCCACGCTTATTCGAATAGCGGAACGGGCCGCATCACATGAAGAGCTTAGTGCAGCGGCGTTTGCCGGCTCGCTTCGTGAGACATTGGTATCCACATCCTCCGTTGTGAGGGGTGCTGCGCCCGAGATCCCTGCTTACTGGCCGTCTACTCTGGATGCCGTTTGGCAAACGTTGATCGAAACAGGCGCTCTAGATCATGCCACCATACGACGGTTTGAATCTACGCTGGCAACCGTCTGTGCTCCATTGGAGGTATCGGTCGCCCATGAACTTGAAGGGTTGATCGCCAAAGGCTCTCGTGAGTCCGCAACATTTCCTGTCGGTCGCTGGACAGGCAAACTGCGGTATGCGATGAATGTCGCACTCTTCCCCTATGCTGGTGTGGAGTGCATTTTTCAGGTTGAGGCTGCACTGCGTAGCTACAACCCAGCTTCACTGACGGAACCCACCAATGGGCGCCAACTGATCGAAAATCTTACTCAAGCAGTTTTTAGCGCAAACCCACAAACTTACCGTCCTTCTGACAAAGACTGGGTGTATCTCGACTTTAAATTCGTCACCGAGTTTAAGCATCACTCAATACAAGTCGAGCTTGTATCTCGACTCATTCCATCGATGCCCCAAGCAATGCGACCACCTTTTGATAGGTCATTCACATCGGTTGAAATGCCTCATGCCGGGCACGATGCTAGATTAGCCGTATGTGGCCGTGTTCATCCAGTCATGACGCACTTTGGAACGCTGACCCCTGCTGTCCCCACACCTCAGTTTCTGCAACTGCTCGGCGTTGGTTCCTCCGCAACCGTCAGGTATCACTGGCGGGATGGAATCGTTTCGGGATCGACGTCAGGAGGCCGTCAACATGAAGCATCGTTGTTGGCCGTTCGCCGCGGGGCATTCGCACTTCCCCCTGGATGGCGCATAGGATGGGCATTACGTGTGAACAACGACATCGTGGCAACTCTAGACAGGTACTGA
- a CDS encoding metal-sensing transcriptional repressor, with protein sequence MPHGPEEKKQALDVGAECPAIVQQLAAVSGADNGLMATVMESYLREEFPSSEIRSDSQNKSIDETISIVRSYLR encoded by the coding sequence GTGCCACATGGCCCGGAAGAAAAGAAGCAAGCGCTCGATGTAGGTGCTGAATGCCCTGCTATTGTTCAGCAGCTTGCAGCTGTTAGTGGGGCTGACAACGGATTGATGGCAACGGTTATGGAGAGCTATCTACGGGAAGAGTTTCCCAGTAGCGAAATCAGGAGCGATTCGCAGAACAAGTCCATTGACGAGACCATCTCCATCGTCCGCTCCTACCTGCGGTAG
- a CDS encoding AraC family transcriptional regulator, whose amino-acid sequence MNSIDKLISLANVRGSLDLRCQFQGDWSLEHEQEALGKAPYHVVLSGECRVELPSGQRLSMRAGDVLLLPGGAPHVLHSPGKAVAPTLVSAKRIDAGILPIHRIGGVSADLDMLCGCFHFNRTSLLFASLPDYLLIPSGTLPADGPLQSLVDLLRGEADGDQIGAKFLLDALSQALFTLILRAHLSSHGQDIGTLALLSDKRLGPVWQAMLADPAHEWTIQNLADIACMSRASFMRAFVRVAGVSPWVLLTQVRMELAFSLLSHSHLGLKDIALQVGYQSQAAFSKKFKEVYGAPPGRMRRRI is encoded by the coding sequence ATGAATTCGATCGACAAGCTCATCAGCCTCGCCAATGTTCGTGGCAGTCTGGATTTACGTTGCCAATTTCAGGGTGACTGGTCCCTGGAGCATGAGCAGGAAGCGCTGGGCAAAGCGCCATACCACGTGGTGCTGTCGGGTGAGTGTCGGGTGGAGCTTCCAAGCGGGCAGCGTCTTTCTATGCGCGCCGGCGACGTTCTGCTCCTGCCGGGTGGTGCGCCGCATGTGCTGCATAGTCCGGGCAAAGCTGTTGCGCCAACATTGGTATCGGCAAAGCGTATCGACGCTGGCATATTGCCCATACATCGCATTGGCGGCGTGAGTGCGGATCTGGACATGCTATGCGGCTGCTTTCACTTCAACCGAACTTCGTTGCTATTTGCTTCATTACCTGACTACCTGTTGATACCCAGCGGCACGCTCCCAGCGGATGGACCATTACAGTCTCTGGTCGATTTATTACGCGGGGAAGCAGACGGCGATCAGATTGGAGCAAAATTTTTGCTCGATGCTCTTTCTCAGGCGTTATTCACCCTGATCCTTCGCGCCCATCTATCTAGCCATGGCCAAGACATCGGCACGCTCGCCTTGCTCAGCGATAAACGTCTGGGCCCCGTATGGCAGGCGATGTTGGCTGATCCTGCGCACGAGTGGACCATCCAAAATCTAGCAGATATCGCGTGCATGTCCCGAGCATCTTTCATGCGGGCGTTCGTTCGTGTGGCTGGTGTGTCGCCATGGGTATTGCTTACGCAAGTCCGTATGGAATTGGCGTTCAGCCTGCTGAGTCATTCGCATCTGGGATTAAAAGATATTGCCTTGCAGGTTGGTTACCAATCGCAGGCGGCGTTCAGCAAAAAATTTAAGGAGGTTTATGGGGCGCCTCCAGGGAGAATGCGCCGCAGAATTTAG
- the rclC gene encoding reactive chlorine resistance membrane protein RclC — protein sequence MLASFTTWLQFISKLDTLGTHLMRLAIAVVFLWIGALKFAPYEADSITPFVANSPFMSFFYEHPEDYKAHLTHEGELNAEKRVWQTANNTYIFSNGLGVVEILIGLLVLSNPISRRAGLLGGALAFGTPLVTLTFLLTTPEAWVPDLGDGEHGFPFLSGAGRLVLKDLLMLAGALPVMADSARQLLQERRP from the coding sequence ATGCTCGCTTCATTCACTACATGGCTGCAATTCATCAGCAAGCTCGACACCCTTGGCACACACCTCATGAGACTGGCGATCGCCGTAGTTTTCTTGTGGATCGGGGCGCTCAAATTCGCGCCTTACGAAGCCGATAGCATTACCCCATTTGTCGCCAACAGCCCGTTTATGTCTTTTTTTTATGAACATCCCGAGGATTACAAGGCACACCTGACCCACGAGGGTGAATTGAATGCGGAAAAGCGCGTCTGGCAGACCGCAAATAACACATACATCTTTTCCAACGGCCTGGGCGTAGTAGAAATTCTGATCGGTCTGCTGGTGCTTTCCAACCCGATCTCGCGACGCGCCGGTCTGCTTGGTGGGGCGCTGGCCTTCGGTACACCGCTGGTGACCTTAACCTTCCTGCTCACCACACCTGAAGCCTGGGTACCGGATCTTGGTGATGGTGAACATGGCTTTCCATTCCTGTCTGGTGCAGGACGCCTAGTGCTCAAAGATCTCTTGATGCTGGCCGGCGCTCTTCCGGTGATGGCTGATTCCGCCCGTCAGTTATTGCAAGAGCGGCGCCCCTAG
- a CDS encoding carboxymuconolactone decarboxylase family protein: MFINWSELLPSIQKAFGALGKSNPKMVKAYMALGEASAENDVLDTKTRELISIAVAITTRCDGCIAAHTDAAIKAGASREEVAATLATAISLNAGAAYIYSLRALEAYDTLKK; encoded by the coding sequence ATGTTCATTAACTGGTCCGAATTATTACCCTCCATCCAGAAAGCTTTCGGCGCGCTGGGCAAAAGTAATCCAAAAATGGTCAAAGCCTACATGGCCCTCGGAGAAGCCTCTGCCGAAAACGATGTGCTCGACACCAAGACCCGCGAATTGATCTCCATTGCAGTCGCCATCACTACACGCTGCGACGGCTGTATTGCAGCTCACACTGATGCGGCCATTAAGGCTGGTGCGAGCCGCGAGGAAGTGGCTGCGACCTTGGCCACTGCGATCTCGTTGAACGCAGGCGCCGCTTATATTTATTCACTGCGCGCTCTTGAGGCGTACGACACCTTGAAAAAATAG
- a CDS encoding GNAT family N-acetyltransferase, which translates to MSATIRYAVPEDAQLLPAIETSAAQAFRMIEDLSWLADSPPMSIERHRQLIALSTCWVALDVENRPQGFLSAERHGDDLHIFELSVMRSMQGQGLGRSLVEAAKDYARSKRLRFVTLTTFKNVPWNAPFYSRMGFKADTSTDLDQRLAAILHEEYKHGFTPGNRCAMVWPVT; encoded by the coding sequence ATGTCCGCAACCATTCGCTATGCTGTACCGGAAGATGCACAACTCTTGCCCGCCATTGAAACCTCCGCTGCGCAAGCATTCCGCATGATTGAGGACTTGAGCTGGCTGGCTGATTCGCCTCCCATGTCCATTGAGCGACACCGCCAGCTCATCGCTCTATCGACATGCTGGGTTGCCCTTGATGTCGAAAATCGGCCGCAAGGATTTCTCAGCGCTGAGCGCCACGGTGACGATCTTCACATTTTCGAATTATCGGTCATGCGATCAATGCAAGGACAAGGTTTGGGGCGAAGTCTGGTTGAGGCCGCGAAGGATTATGCTCGCTCAAAAAGACTGCGTTTCGTAACGCTTACCACGTTCAAAAACGTGCCTTGGAATGCACCATTTTACTCGCGGATGGGATTCAAGGCTGATACCAGCACAGATTTGGATCAAAGGTTAGCGGCGATTCTGCACGAGGAGTACAAGCACGGATTCACTCCGGGAAATCGATGCGCAATGGTATGGCCAGTGACTTGA
- a CDS encoding SDR family oxidoreductase — protein MSNNISGKVVVITGASSGLGEVTARHLAALGARVVLAARRKDKLDALVAELTNAGGQAIAYQTDVTSQEEVKTLIQGAVDTYGRIDVLINNAGLMAIAPLSDTRTDEWDRMIDINIKGLLYGVAAALPVFQKQNSGHFINIASVAGLKVFSPGGTVYSGTKFAVRAISEGLRHEVGGSIRTTTIEPGAVDSELKFGSTHQQSRDFVVDFYKHAIPAESVARAIAFAIEQPADVDINEIVLRPTVQEF, from the coding sequence ATGAGCAATAACATTTCTGGAAAAGTTGTCGTTATCACCGGTGCCAGTAGCGGCCTGGGTGAGGTTACTGCACGCCACCTTGCTGCGCTTGGCGCTCGCGTAGTGCTGGCTGCACGTCGCAAAGATAAACTCGACGCATTGGTGGCTGAGCTGACCAATGCAGGTGGTCAGGCAATCGCGTATCAGACCGATGTTACCTCTCAGGAAGAGGTCAAAACGCTCATTCAAGGTGCCGTGGACACCTACGGTCGCATTGATGTACTGATCAACAATGCCGGACTGATGGCGATTGCACCGCTCAGCGATACTCGCACTGACGAGTGGGATCGCATGATCGATATCAACATCAAGGGTCTGCTGTACGGAGTCGCGGCTGCATTGCCAGTCTTCCAGAAACAAAACAGTGGTCACTTCATCAACATCGCATCGGTTGCAGGCCTGAAGGTGTTCAGCCCAGGTGGCACCGTGTACAGCGGCACCAAGTTTGCTGTGCGGGCTATCTCCGAAGGACTGCGTCACGAAGTCGGTGGCAGCATCCGCACCACGACTATCGAACCGGGCGCCGTGGACTCCGAACTGAAATTCGGCAGCACCCACCAACAGAGCCGCGATTTCGTGGTGGACTTCTACAAGCATGCAATTCCCGCCGAATCGGTCGCTCGAGCTATCGCCTTCGCAATTGAGCAGCCTGCTGACGTGGATATTAACGAGATCGTTCTGCGCCCAACCGTGCAGGAATTCTAA